A DNA window from Selenomonas sp. oral taxon 126 contains the following coding sequences:
- a CDS encoding PD-(D/E)XK nuclease family transposase yields the protein MALDREEARRARYREIIQSFTLMDDIFMSAVFQDSLPCVNLVLQIILEKPNLRATRVVVQDTLKNLHGHDVRLDIHAFADGQEFNIEIQRAKRGAEPCRARYHSSMMDANALPEGMDYKKLPESYVIFITETDVLGKGKPLYVIRRTIEGDGEPFGDGSHIIYVNASIEDDTPLGNLMHDFQCVQPDEMYYPVLAERAGAFKNTEKGEIYMSSKWEQFVQEISKEAMERGLERGMERGMERGMERGMERGAEKAYLSSIRAMMEKLSVTAEKAMDVLAIPQSEWSRYKAML from the coding sequence ATGGCACTTGATAGAGAGGAAGCACGGCGTGCGCGCTATAGGGAGATCATACAGAGCTTTACGCTGATGGACGACATCTTTATGTCAGCGGTGTTTCAGGACAGCCTTCCCTGTGTCAATCTGGTTTTGCAGATTATCTTGGAGAAGCCGAATCTTCGCGCGACGAGAGTCGTTGTGCAGGACACACTGAAAAATCTGCATGGTCATGACGTGCGGCTTGATATTCATGCATTTGCGGATGGGCAGGAGTTTAATATCGAAATCCAACGCGCGAAAAGGGGCGCAGAACCATGCAGGGCACGATATCACAGTAGTATGATGGACGCGAATGCCCTGCCTGAGGGAATGGATTATAAAAAGCTGCCGGAATCGTATGTGATCTTTATTACGGAGACGGATGTACTCGGGAAGGGGAAACCGCTCTATGTGATACGCCGCACGATTGAAGGAGATGGGGAGCCCTTTGGCGATGGTTCGCATATTATCTATGTGAATGCCTCGATTGAGGATGATACCCCTCTTGGTAATCTGATGCACGATTTTCAATGTGTGCAGCCCGATGAGATGTACTATCCTGTTCTTGCAGAGCGGGCAGGAGCGTTTAAGAATACGGAGAAAGGAGAGATTTATATGAGCTCGAAGTGGGAACAGTTTGTTCAGGAGATCAGCAAAGAGGCGATGGAGCGTGGCCTGGAGCGTGGCATGGAACGTGGCATGGAACGTGGCATGGAACGCGGTATGGAGCGCGGTGCGGAAAAGGCGTATCTTTCTTCGATCCGAGCAATGATGGAAAAACTGTCGGTTACGGCGGAGAAGGCGATGGATGTGCTTGCGATCCCGCAGTCGGAGTGGAGCAGGTACAAGGCGATGCTTTGA
- a CDS encoding secretion protein HlyD, whose amino-acid sequence MFRPIEAANRTHSQSYVEDLLTKSGQKRCAKMARLNLSVLP is encoded by the coding sequence ATTTTTCGTCCGATTGAGGCAGCAAACCGGACGCATAGCCAAAGCTATGTGGAGGATTTGCTAACGAAAAGCGGGCAAAAAAGATGCGCTAAGATGGCGCGGCTGAATTTATCAGTGCTTCCTTAA
- a CDS encoding autotransporter outer membrane beta-barrel domain-containing protein: MKHHSQRSKRPPSRTLAPRILAALTAGAVTLGALPCAYAANKFIVTSSVTEDTEVEYGVVGNIDGAPATITVGRVGYGGTPVIYTKDGYGNAVEWRNAFGTFGESNTVNATFDVRGGRAILRSGSLMGFFGAFGGVLNGGTAHVEGNSAEVSGGTVSWDGATSFIVARGIYGGYAHAQILHGTQTRAEAVRNTVTMTGGAIDSDVTGGSAKSDNDIAGNTTTSEALAEENTVTITGGKSVGPSYIEGGYADARSHLGNGISIAKALKNRVRMNTNMRTEKITGGYTFTETRGGIRLYSNENQVHLRTNANDVAGGRADGKQFDRTGIPAALSTVEANANKVWVTERSCNVVRGGYARLTAGKTKELRAAANENELSIAGGNFDNIWGGDSFIESERTDADTFAAATANKNKLWVDTHAGWFNSDLIGGSAKVQATAGRAEAAAHENELYVKGDQQNIYSGSAEAASENGSAVAQATKNYLSTETSVTPGITGGHASAEAKGTFDVLASENLLSLRGGARSFIGGYAEGTQRDSGTYVLQSTGTANQNSMEIRSTGTFTDKSAGGYVHITANNTKLLSAAAARNEVLLQDGTFNEDVAGGRSFARNTTTAADSVTNAAANENTVHALGGTYGAGLYGGSAYAEAKREFNASANKNKLAVSAGAKNFIGGYAEGKQLAPGESVTHSTAKANENKVWVGAGAGTFTDKSAAGYSTIETNNVAEPKAEANSNQLTIRAGTFREDVTSGRSFARNTSAGSAANAVDNRLWVYGGTTRFQGHLFGGSAEARAAGNNSAEAEASGNITHLMEGTTYDGDVYGGMAQGGSDTGNVYLKSNYNELYIHGGTYRGNIYAGAALGDPAADPNDVHEEVHHNKIVISGANDLSFASLYGYRHRVGGAGAYAADNELILKDTKNITVKSVEGFNRFAFYVPSDITEDDTMLYVRDDTRNIDLSGKTVDAYLQGSTSLPNRIRLLHTVNAEIHNDGTATMTVHEGISGTERMSVTTNRKELIVRLDGGTDAGGSVPEPSAPTPDTTPLPPGATPPTPPAVTPPGGIVTPPPTPPALPPETPYDGGFRLIDDHAKSLAETMAGSVAFIGSGMNLFTGLGMSSASIEAAAAEGFAPFAAMSGSSMRIATGSHVDLKGMNLAVGFSREVKRDDNRLIFGPIIEYGRGTYDSYVNAAHGDGSIRYIGAGGFIRQEQKDGMFYEGSLRAGRSNMDYSATLNVGGTPRHTSYDTRANYIGAHLGAGQSTTMKDGGKQEVYVRYFYTRQNGTDATLSTGDRYSFSAVDSHVLRTGARWMHPQKGGSLIVGASVQYEFGGDASATYHRAGGMSYTSPSPSLKGVSASVELGWKTQMSANSTADLSVEGWTGKQRGVNFRAGFAWQF; the protein is encoded by the coding sequence ATGAAACACCATTCTCAGCGCAGCAAACGTCCCCCATCACGGACACTTGCCCCACGCATCCTCGCCGCCCTCACGGCGGGCGCGGTGACGCTCGGCGCACTCCCCTGTGCCTATGCTGCCAACAAGTTCATCGTGACCTCCTCTGTCACAGAGGACACTGAGGTAGAGTACGGCGTTGTCGGCAACATCGACGGTGCGCCCGCGACCATCACCGTCGGCAGAGTGGGGTACGGGGGAACCCCGGTCATCTATACGAAGGACGGCTACGGAAATGCTGTGGAGTGGCGGAATGCCTTCGGCACATTCGGCGAGTCTAACACAGTGAATGCGACCTTTGATGTTAGGGGCGGCAGAGCGATTCTCCGGAGCGGCTCGCTCATGGGCTTCTTCGGAGCCTTTGGTGGGGTTTTGAACGGCGGCACAGCGCACGTCGAGGGGAACTCTGCAGAGGTCTCGGGTGGTACGGTCTCTTGGGACGGGGCAACCAGCTTCATTGTGGCGCGGGGAATCTACGGCGGCTACGCACATGCGCAAATCCTGCACGGCACACAGACAAGGGCAGAGGCGGTGCGCAATACCGTTACAATGACGGGCGGCGCCATCGATTCAGATGTGACCGGCGGCAGTGCGAAAAGCGATAACGACATTGCGGGCAACACGACTACCTCCGAGGCGCTGGCAGAGGAAAACACCGTCACTATCACAGGCGGCAAGTCTGTGGGGCCTTCCTACATTGAGGGTGGCTATGCCGATGCCCGTTCACACCTCGGCAACGGCATTTCCATCGCAAAGGCACTGAAAAACCGCGTGCGCATGAATACAAACATGCGGACAGAAAAAATCACCGGTGGGTATACCTTCACCGAGACAAGAGGCGGTATCCGCCTATACTCAAACGAGAACCAGGTCCACCTCAGGACGAATGCAAACGATGTCGCCGGCGGACGTGCAGACGGCAAACAGTTTGATAGGACCGGCATCCCTGCTGCCCTGAGTACCGTGGAGGCGAATGCGAACAAGGTCTGGGTCACGGAACGCTCTTGTAATGTGGTGAGGGGCGGCTACGCTAGGCTCACGGCAGGAAAAACGAAAGAGCTGCGCGCCGCGGCAAACGAGAACGAACTCTCCATCGCGGGCGGCAACTTCGATAATATTTGGGGCGGCGACAGTTTTATCGAGAGCGAGCGCACAGATGCAGACACCTTCGCGGCGGCGACAGCAAACAAGAACAAGCTCTGGGTCGACACGCATGCGGGCTGGTTCAACTCGGATCTGATCGGCGGCTCTGCGAAGGTACAGGCGACTGCGGGCCGGGCGGAGGCCGCAGCGCACGAGAACGAGCTGTATGTGAAGGGAGATCAGCAGAACATCTACAGCGGCAGTGCCGAAGCAGCGTCCGAGAACGGCAGCGCTGTGGCACAGGCGACGAAGAACTACCTCTCCACCGAGACGAGCGTCACGCCGGGCATCACGGGAGGTCATGCATCTGCCGAGGCAAAGGGTACCTTTGACGTACTGGCAAGCGAGAACTTGCTCAGTCTGAGGGGCGGTGCGCGCAGCTTCATCGGCGGCTATGCCGAGGGCACGCAGCGAGACAGCGGCACCTACGTCCTCCAGAGCACGGGCACGGCGAACCAGAACAGTATGGAGATCCGCTCCACCGGTACATTCACCGACAAGAGCGCGGGCGGTTACGTCCATATCACAGCGAACAATACGAAGCTGCTGTCTGCTGCCGCAGCAAGGAACGAAGTTCTCCTGCAGGACGGCACGTTCAACGAGGATGTGGCGGGCGGCAGGAGCTTTGCCCGGAATACGACGACGGCGGCGGACAGCGTCACGAATGCCGCAGCGAACGAGAACACCGTCCACGCCTTGGGAGGCACGTACGGCGCGGGACTCTACGGCGGCTCGGCGTATGCCGAGGCAAAGAGGGAGTTCAATGCGAGCGCCAACAAGAACAAGCTGGCCGTCTCCGCGGGGGCAAAGAACTTCATCGGCGGCTACGCCGAGGGTAAGCAGCTTGCGCCCGGTGAATCGGTGACACACAGCACCGCAAAGGCGAACGAGAACAAGGTCTGGGTGGGTGCAGGCGCAGGGACATTCACCGACAAGAGCGCGGCGGGCTACAGTACGATCGAGACGAACAATGTCGCAGAACCAAAAGCCGAGGCAAACAGCAACCAGCTCACCATCCGTGCCGGCACGTTCCGTGAGGACGTGACGAGCGGCAGAAGCTTTGCGCGGAACACGTCTGCAGGCAGCGCGGCAAATGCCGTCGACAACCGCCTCTGGGTGTACGGCGGCACCACGCGGTTCCAAGGGCATCTCTTCGGCGGCTCTGCCGAGGCAAGAGCGGCGGGCAATAACAGCGCAGAAGCGGAGGCATCGGGGAACATTACCCACCTGATGGAGGGCACGACGTATGACGGGGATGTCTACGGCGGCATGGCGCAGGGTGGCTCCGACACGGGCAATGTCTACCTCAAGTCCAATTACAACGAGCTCTACATCCACGGCGGCACCTATCGCGGCAACATCTACGCAGGCGCGGCTCTGGGCGATCCCGCAGCGGATCCAAACGATGTCCATGAGGAGGTGCATCACAACAAGATCGTGATCTCGGGCGCAAACGATCTCTCCTTCGCAAGTCTCTACGGCTATCGGCACCGCGTCGGCGGCGCGGGGGCCTATGCAGCCGACAATGAGCTCATCCTAAAGGATACGAAGAATATCACGGTGAAGAGCGTGGAGGGATTCAACCGATTTGCGTTCTATGTGCCGAGCGACATCACCGAAGATGATACGATGCTCTACGTCAGGGACGATACGAGGAACATCGACCTCAGCGGCAAGACGGTCGATGCCTATCTGCAGGGCAGCACCTCGCTCCCGAACCGCATCCGCCTTCTCCATACGGTAAATGCGGAGATTCACAATGACGGCACAGCCACGATGACTGTGCATGAGGGTATCTCCGGTACGGAACGCATGAGTGTGACGACGAACCGCAAAGAGCTGATCGTGCGGCTTGACGGCGGCACCGATGCGGGCGGTTCGGTGCCGGAACCGTCGGCGCCGACACCTGACACTACGCCGCTGCCACCGGGGGCGACCCCGCCGACGCCACCCGCGGTTACACCGCCGGGTGGGATCGTCACACCTCCTCCGACACCGCCCGCACTGCCGCCGGAGACCCCCTATGATGGTGGCTTCCGACTGATCGATGATCATGCAAAGTCGCTTGCCGAGACGATGGCAGGCTCGGTCGCCTTTATCGGCTCGGGCATGAATCTCTTTACGGGCTTGGGGATGTCGAGTGCGTCCATCGAGGCGGCAGCAGCCGAGGGCTTTGCCCCATTTGCAGCGATGAGCGGCTCCTCCATGCGCATCGCAACGGGCTCGCACGTTGACCTCAAGGGGATGAACCTCGCTGTCGGCTTCTCGCGCGAAGTGAAACGCGACGACAACCGACTGATTTTCGGTCCCATCATTGAGTACGGACGCGGCACCTACGACAGCTACGTCAATGCGGCACACGGCGACGGCTCTATCCGCTACATCGGTGCGGGCGGATTCATCCGTCAGGAGCAGAAGGACGGGATGTTCTACGAGGGCAGCCTCCGCGCCGGACGCTCGAACATGGACTACAGTGCAACACTCAATGTGGGCGGCACCCCGAGGCATACGTCCTACGATACGCGTGCGAACTACATCGGCGCACATCTCGGCGCGGGACAGAGTACGACGATGAAGGACGGCGGCAAGCAGGAGGTCTACGTCCGCTACTTCTACACGCGACAGAACGGCACAGACGCAACGCTCTCCACAGGCGACCGCTACAGCTTCTCCGCCGTGGACAGCCACGTCCTGCGCACGGGCGCACGTTGGATGCATCCGCAGAAGGGCGGCTCGCTCATCGTCGGTGCCTCCGTACAGTATGAGTTTGGCGGCGATGCAAGCGCGACCTATCATCGCGCGGGCGGCATGAGCTACACCTCGCCGTCTCCGTCGCTCAAGGGTGTCTCCGCCAGCGTCGAACTCGGCTGGAAGACCCAGATGAGCGCGAACTCCACCGCCGACCTCAGCGTTGAGGGCTGGACGGGCAAACAGCGCGGTGTCAACTTCCGTGCCGGATTCGCTTGGCAGTTCTAA
- a CDS encoding lipase family protein, whose protein sequence is MMLRLLVFCLLFLLPVRVLAAPADLPSLYFVCAAASEAAYSGELPELLRARLAAAGWQIASYETEGHRGTVGRFFHMVRTDEDGTETHLIAFPGTERGSDVWTDLRLGRAAFGGTTPAEFLAVRDMRVTERKETPLVHRGFLDYCQAALFTDVLPAYGNRTAGEVLAAELRAHPSMRIYLTGHSLGGAAAVLAAARLSDLGVAPEQLVVTTFGAPAVGNAAFVRRYEGRFTLHRVVMSGDPMKDLLAAPLGFQQFGERVPWSPARSVARFPHAMTVYVDAAIRQLYDAYGGDGALLFLMGSTNRTEGQPLYVAPIETELDDTLAEDAPYMTAVLRDALHVRNAQAVFAAGSGGLSEDYLLSGLNDHLAAARAAGAEQLVAYRIAGAKIRDAHETYRLTLERAVYDADGNLLDATSRSALTGEMTPIETVLYLFSQD, encoded by the coding sequence ATGATGCTGCGGCTGCTGGTATTTTGTCTGTTGTTTCTGCTGCCTGTGCGCGTGCTGGCTGCACCCGCTGATCTGCCGTCGCTCTATTTCGTGTGTGCGGCGGCATCGGAGGCGGCGTACAGCGGGGAGCTGCCGGAACTCCTGCGTGCGCGTCTCGCGGCGGCGGGCTGGCAGATCGCCTCGTATGAGACGGAGGGGCATCGTGGCACGGTCGGGCGATTCTTCCATATGGTGCGGACGGATGAGGATGGCACTGAGACGCATCTGATCGCCTTTCCGGGGACGGAGCGTGGGAGCGATGTGTGGACGGATCTGCGGCTCGGGCGTGCCGCGTTCGGCGGGACGACGCCCGCAGAGTTCCTTGCTGTGCGCGATATGCGTGTGACGGAGCGCAAGGAGACGCCGCTCGTCCACCGTGGCTTTCTCGACTACTGCCAAGCGGCGCTCTTTACGGATGTGCTGCCGGCGTATGGGAATCGGACGGCAGGGGAGGTGTTGGCGGCGGAGCTGCGTGCACATCCCTCGATGCGGATCTATCTGACGGGACACAGTCTCGGCGGGGCGGCGGCAGTTCTCGCGGCGGCGCGGCTCTCGGATCTGGGGGTCGCGCCCGAGCAGCTCGTTGTGACGACGTTCGGTGCGCCTGCGGTCGGGAATGCGGCGTTTGTGCGCCGCTATGAGGGGCGGTTTACGCTGCACCGTGTGGTGATGAGCGGCGATCCGATGAAGGATCTGCTCGCGGCACCGCTCGGGTTTCAGCAGTTCGGGGAGCGTGTCCCGTGGTCGCCCGCGCGGTCTGTGGCGCGGTTCCCGCATGCGATGACGGTGTATGTGGATGCGGCGATTCGGCAGCTCTACGATGCGTACGGCGGGGACGGGGCGCTGCTGTTCCTGATGGGGAGTACGAATCGGACGGAGGGGCAGCCGCTCTATGTGGCGCCGATTGAGACGGAGCTGGACGATACGCTCGCGGAGGATGCGCCCTATATGACGGCGGTGCTGCGTGACGCGCTCCATGTGCGGAATGCGCAGGCGGTGTTCGCGGCGGGCAGCGGCGGGCTGTCGGAGGACTACCTTCTGAGCGGGCTGAACGATCATCTCGCAGCGGCGCGCGCGGCGGGGGCGGAGCAGCTGGTCGCCTATCGGATTGCGGGGGCGAAGATCCGCGATGCGCACGAGACGTACCGCCTGACGCTCGAGCGCGCGGTGTACGATGCGGACGGGAATCTGCTGGATGCGACCTCGCGCTCGGCGCTGACGGGGGAGATGACGCCGATTGAGACGGTGTTGTATCTGTTTTCGCAGGACTAA
- a CDS encoding trimeric intracellular cation channel family protein translates to MIVEDLWRLFDIIGTLAFAVSGALVGLSRRMDIFGISVLALATAVGGGMVRDVLVGITPPMALRDTTNFLLSVGVALATSLLYQWTALHRMRRQRLLKIFNVSDTIGLAAFTITGALTGVRVGGEDSYVLPILLAATTAVGGGMIRDVLAQRMPVVLYAEVYAAASLVGAFVFCMLRFTLGVEADSWLAFMLVLVIRFAAIHWNWSLYHPRPPKRHREEGHEERT, encoded by the coding sequence ATGATCGTGGAGGATCTTTGGCGGCTGTTCGATATCATCGGGACGCTCGCATTCGCGGTGTCGGGGGCGCTCGTGGGACTGTCGCGGCGCATGGATATCTTCGGCATCTCGGTGCTGGCTCTGGCGACGGCGGTCGGCGGCGGTATGGTGCGCGATGTGCTCGTCGGGATTACGCCGCCGATGGCGCTGCGCGATACGACGAATTTCCTGCTGTCGGTGGGTGTCGCGCTCGCAACCTCGCTGCTCTATCAGTGGACGGCTCTGCATCGGATGCGGCGGCAGCGTCTGCTCAAGATCTTCAATGTGTCGGATACGATCGGGCTTGCCGCCTTTACGATTACGGGCGCGCTGACGGGTGTGCGCGTCGGTGGCGAGGACAGCTATGTGCTGCCGATCCTGCTCGCGGCAACAACGGCGGTCGGCGGCGGTATGATCCGCGATGTGCTCGCGCAGCGGATGCCCGTGGTGCTCTATGCCGAGGTCTATGCGGCGGCGTCGCTTGTGGGCGCGTTCGTGTTCTGTATGCTGCGTTTTACGCTCGGGGTGGAGGCGGATTCGTGGCTCGCGTTCATGCTCGTGCTCGTCATCCGCTTTGCCGCGATTCACTGGAACTGGAGTCTCTATCATCCGCGTCCGCCAAAGCGGCATCGTGAGGAGGGGCATGAGGAGCGCACATAG
- a CDS encoding TOBE domain-containing protein: SIEELGLEVGKEAYAVIKATSVMVGVDHHH; this comes from the coding sequence ACTCCATCGAGGAGCTCGGCCTCGAGGTCGGCAAGGAGGCATACGCAGTCATCAAGGCAACGTCCGTCATGGTCGGCGTCGATCACCATCACTAA
- a CDS encoding TOBE domain-containing protein produces MKLSARNQLKGKVVSIEKGAVNGIVGIELKGGEVVTATISLNS; encoded by the coding sequence ATGAAACTCAGCGCAAGAAACCAGCTCAAGGGCAAGGTTGTCTCGATCGAGAAGGGTGCCGTCAACGGCATCGTCGGCATCGAGCTCAAGGGCGGCGAGGTCGTCACGGCGACGATCAGCCTGAACTCCA
- a CDS encoding LPP20 family lipoprotein, whose product MHIVKSFALAVLMLALAVCTTGTSEAAQWDGGKIRVEGLGIAPADARGTQAEALARRAALSDAYRQLAEQINGVNVDATTTVESMMLMNTTVRTHVTALIKGAQIIDESARRDGSYVVTMEIPVYGSGSLASSVFTRIETRAAWAAPESVYAPYTPVPYDTTGYGTYERTQSQTPSSPILQAAMGATPSAAVTTPAAQTPPAVTTTPTRPAHPAATVAPTMPAAPVVTPAAPTTPPAAMTVTPAAPLTPAAPTASAAPVTPAEIVPTGSAVGGYTGVIIDCTGLGLRPAMSPVIKAENGQPIYGYKNLDVDKVVANGMASYAHSDAEATRAGANPLRLRAVSVDRNANPVLSAGDANRLLLENSASGFLDATNVVFIR is encoded by the coding sequence ATGCACATTGTAAAATCCTTCGCCCTTGCCGTCCTTATGCTCGCGCTCGCCGTCTGCACGACCGGCACGAGTGAGGCGGCACAGTGGGACGGCGGCAAAATCCGCGTCGAGGGACTCGGCATCGCCCCGGCGGACGCACGCGGCACACAGGCAGAGGCACTGGCACGCCGCGCCGCACTCAGTGACGCCTACCGCCAGCTCGCCGAGCAGATCAACGGCGTGAATGTCGATGCAACGACGACCGTGGAGAGCATGATGCTCATGAACACGACCGTCCGCACACATGTCACAGCACTCATCAAGGGTGCGCAGATCATTGACGAAAGTGCACGCCGCGACGGCTCGTACGTCGTCACCATGGAGATTCCTGTCTACGGCAGTGGCTCACTCGCGAGCTCGGTCTTCACACGCATCGAGACCCGCGCGGCTTGGGCAGCGCCCGAGAGCGTCTACGCGCCCTACACGCCCGTGCCCTACGATACCACGGGATACGGCACCTATGAGCGCACGCAGAGTCAGACGCCCTCCTCCCCCATCCTGCAGGCCGCCATGGGAGCAACGCCCTCTGCGGCAGTGACCACACCTGCCGCACAGACCCCGCCTGCGGTCACAACGACGCCGACGCGTCCCGCACATCCTGCGGCAACGGTGGCACCGACAATGCCCGCAGCACCCGTGGTGACACCCGCCGCTCCGACGACGCCCCCCGCAGCAATGACCGTCACGCCCGCCGCCCCGCTCACACCTGCTGCACCGACGGCATCCGCAGCACCCGTCACCCCCGCTGAGATCGTTCCCACGGGGAGCGCTGTCGGCGGCTACACGGGCGTCATCATCGACTGCACGGGTCTCGGACTGCGTCCCGCCATGAGCCCCGTCATCAAGGCGGAGAACGGTCAGCCCATCTACGGCTACAAGAACCTCGACGTTGACAAGGTCGTCGCAAACGGCATGGCATCCTACGCGCACAGCGACGCGGAGGCAACGCGTGCGGGTGCAAATCCGCTGCGTCTGCGCGCCGTCTCCGTCGACCGGAACGCGAACCCCGTCCTCTCGGCGGGCGATGCAAACCGCCTCCTCCTCGAGAACTCCGCGAGCGGCTTCCTCGACGCGACGAACGTCGTCTTTATCCGCTGA
- a CDS encoding DUF4198 domain-containing protein gives MKKKFLAAMLGAAMGLGMYAAPADAHGVFFANRVDTKALVLGEGPLDNAYDPACVQRIDAYDVNFAPTTVERVDGEKNITIVPGEDLGVTVTFFDYGYFAKTTDGKVIPTRDFSDIENLKAVTYAYKYNVHYWNEAVKPAGIYNVPIQIVPEVNPLTLRRGDTLRLRIYKDGAPYANAPVIADVLGDLTNEMQADANGEISVRIANNGLNVIGVEVGFPTDDPIVTKKIFSSLSFIIPAE, from the coding sequence ATGAAGAAAAAGTTTTTGGCAGCAATGCTCGGCGCAGCGATGGGGCTCGGTATGTATGCAGCACCTGCAGATGCACACGGTGTTTTCTTTGCGAACCGTGTCGACACGAAGGCTCTCGTGCTCGGCGAGGGGCCTCTGGATAACGCCTATGATCCCGCGTGCGTGCAGCGCATCGACGCCTATGATGTGAACTTCGCGCCGACGACGGTGGAGCGTGTCGACGGGGAAAAGAACATCACGATCGTGCCGGGCGAGGATCTCGGTGTGACGGTGACGTTCTTTGACTATGGCTATTTTGCAAAGACGACGGACGGCAAGGTGATCCCGACGCGTGATTTCTCGGACATCGAGAATCTCAAGGCAGTGACCTATGCCTATAAGTACAATGTGCACTACTGGAACGAGGCTGTGAAGCCGGCGGGCATCTACAATGTGCCGATCCAGATTGTGCCCGAGGTGAACCCGCTGACGTTGCGGCGCGGCGATACGCTCCGTCTGCGCATCTACAAGGACGGTGCGCCGTATGCGAATGCGCCCGTAATCGCGGATGTGCTCGGCGACCTCACCAATGAGATGCAGGCGGATGCGAACGGCGAAATCTCTGTGCGCATTGCAAACAACGGGCTCAATGTCATCGGCGTGGAGGTTGGCTTCCCGACGGACGATCCGATCGTGACGAAGAAGATCTTCAGCTCCCTCTCGTTCATCATCCCGGCGGAGTAA